Proteins co-encoded in one Gossypium arboreum isolate Shixiya-1 chromosome 11, ASM2569848v2, whole genome shotgun sequence genomic window:
- the LOC108470511 gene encoding GDT1-like protein 3, whose protein sequence is MGFTQISFLFIVSFFFFVFASVSFSQDSGFQAEKEESDGSIKDLGRRGMIVSKNSENGVLDEKVGTDSIGNNLGFDPAGLGVLDAFVASFSMIIVSEIGDETFIIAALMAMRHPKSTVLSGALAALFVMTVLSTGLGRIVPNLISRKHTNSAATVLYAFFGLRLLYIAWRADTKVSQKKEMEEVEEKLETGQGKTYYRRFLTRFCTPIFLESFILTFLAEWGDRSQIATIALATHKNAVGVAVGAIIGHTICTSLAVVGGSMLAAKISQRTVAAIGGFLFLGFSLSSYFYPPL, encoded by the exons ATGGGTTTCACTCAAATTAGCTTTCTCTTCAttgtttcctttttcttcttcgtTTTCGCTTCCGTTTCTTTTTCTCAG GATTCAGGTTTTCAAGCTGAGAAGGAGGAATCTGATGGGTCAATTAAAGATCTCGGCCGCCGCGGCATG ATTGTTTCAAAGAACTCCGAGAATGGTGTACTAGACGAGAAGGTCGGTACCGATTCCATAGGTAATAATCTTGGTTTCGATCCAGCTGGTCTCGGCGTCCTTGATGCATTTGTTGCAAGTTTTTCCATGATAATTGTCAGTGAG ATTGGAGATGAAACTTTTATAATAGCCGCTCTTATGGCTATGCGACACCCAAAGTCAACTGTTTTATCCGGCGCATTAGCTGCCCTGTTTGTTATGACT GTACTTTCCACTGGACTAGGTAGGATTGTGCCGAATTTGATATCAAGGAAGCACACAAATAGTGCAGCTACAG TTCTCTATGCATTTTTTGGGCTTCGGTTACTTTACATTGCTTGGAGAGCAGATACGAAGGTGTCTCAGAAAAAGGAAATGGAAGAA GTAGAAGAGAAACTTGAGACTGGCCAAGGGAAGACATATTACCGGCGCTTTCTTACCAGATTTTGTACACCTATCTTTTTGGAG TCATTTATTTTAACATTTCTAGCCGAATGGGGGGATCGAAGCCAAATTGCCACAATTGCT CTAGCAACACATAAAAATGCAGTGGGGGTAGCAGTGGGAGCCATAATAGGACACACCATCTGTACATCACTGGCCGTGGTGGGAGGGAGCATGTTGGCGGCCAAGATCTCGCAGCGAACAGTGGCCGCAATTGGCGGCTTTCTCTTCCTTGGCTTTTCCCTTTCCTCGTATTTCTATCCCCCCCTATGA